Within Flavobacterium pisciphilum, the genomic segment TGCACATCCTGAGTATGCAGGTAACGTGGCACTTCAGAAAGAAAATATTCCATATATAGGAGAGTTGTTTTTAGGACACGTTCGTTATGGAACTTTCGGTAAAAATAGTATAGAAAGTGTACATCCTTTTTTACGTCAAAGTAACTGGATGCACCGCAATCTTATTTTGGCAGGTAACTTTAACATGACTAATGTTAAAGAGCTTTTTGAAAACTTAGTTGAGCTTGGACAGCATCCTAAAGAAATGGCGGATACTGTTACAGTTATGGAAAAAATAGGTCACTTTCTTGATAAAGAAGTGATGGCATTATATCAGGATTGTAAAGAAGAAGGGTATTCAAAAAGAGAAGCTTCGCCAGTAATTGCAGACCGATTGGATATTGGAAAAATATTAATGCGTTCGGCTAAAAACTTAGATGGCGGATATGCAATGGCTGGTTTATTAGGTCATGGTGATGCATTTGTTTTTAGAGATCCAGCAGGGATTCGTCCTGCTTATTTTTATCAAGATGATGAAGTTGTAGTTGTAGCATCAGAAAGACCAGTTATTCAAACGGTATTTAATGTACCATTTGAAAGTGTTCAGGAAATTGAGCCAGGAAATGCATTAATCATCAAGAAAAGTGGTAAAGTTTCGATGGAAGAAATTTTAACACCAACAGTTAAAAAAGCATGTTCGTTTGAAAGAATCTATTTTTCAAGAGGTAGTGATGCAGAAATATATCAAGAACGTAAAAACTTAGGTAGATTGATTTTACCAGCAGTTTTAAATGCAATTGATAGTGATACAGACAATACTGTTTTCTCATATATTCCAAACACAGCCGAAACATCTTTTTATGGTTTAGTAGAAGCTGCACAAGATTTCTTGAATCAGAGAAAAAACAATTATATAATAGCAAACAGAAATACACTTACTGCAGATACATTGCAAGAATTACTTGCTGTAAAAATCCGTACAGAGAAAGTAGCTATTAAAGATGCAAAATTAAGAACCTTTATTACGGAAGATAGCAGTCGTGATGGTTTAGTTGCTCACGTATATGATGTAACATACGGAGTTATAAAACCAACTGATAATTTGGTGATTATTGACGACAGTATTGTTCGTGGTACTACACTTAAAATGAGCATCATAAAAATGATGGATCGTTTAAATCCAAAACGTATTGTAATTGTATCATCGGCACCACAAATTCGTTTCCCAGATTGTTACGGAATCGATATGGCTAAGCTGGAAGGTTTGGTTGCTTTTAGAGCTGCTTTAGAATTACTAAAAGAACGTAATTTGTATCATATAGTAGATGAGGTGTATGCGAAGTGTAAGGCACAAGAGAACTATTTAGATAAAGATGTTGTGAATTATGTTACTGCAATTTATGCACCATTTGAACCACAAGAGGTTTCAGATAAAATTGCAGAAATGTTAAGTTCACCAGAGATAAATGCCGAAGTAAAAATCATTTTCCAAACAGTAGAAGATTTGCATATAGCATGTCCTAAAAATCTTGGAGATTGGTATTTTACAGGGGATTACCCTACACCAGGAGGAAATAGAGTAGTGAACCGTGCTTTTATGAATTTTTACGAAGGAAAAGACGCTAGAGCGTATTAAAACATAACAAAAGGTTAAAATGTGCATTTCATCGGTTTTTTTTGCCGTTTATCCTAATTGTTTGGAAGAAATGCACTGCTAACATACTTTTGAAGTACCATAACATTAGTAGGTTAAGTTTATGGTAGATTTGGGGCAAAAAGGGTGGAAGCAATTCCACCTTTTTTATTGGAATAAAGTCAAGGATAATGACTTTAAAAAAAGGCTCAGAGTTATAAAAAAAGGCTAATAAACGTTTTTTTTTGTAGTTCAACAGAAAAAATTGGTAGAGTTACAATGTCAGCATACATTTGAAGTACCATAACATTAGTAGGTTAAGTTTATGGTAGATTTGGGGCAAAAAAGGTGAAAGAGATTTCACCTTTTTTATTGGAGTAAAACGAAAAGATCAAGCAATAAAAAAACCCGATTAATTCATCATGAATTAATCGGGTTTTTTATGTTTTATTTAAAGACTATTTGTCTAAAGCATATCTTCTTGAAACTTCAGTCCAGTTAATTACATTGAAAAAAGCTTCGATATAATCAGGTCTTCTGTTTTGGTAGTTTAAATAGTAAGCATGCTCCCAAACATCCATTCCTAAGATAGGAGTTCCTTCGCAACCAACTTCTGGCATTAATGGATTATCTTGGTTTGGTGTTCCGCAAACATCTAATTTCCCGCCTTTAAGTACACATAACCAAGCCCATCCAGAACCAAATTGAGTTGCACCAGCTTTAGCAAACTTAGCTTTGAACTCTTCAAAAGTTCCAAAAGAAGCCTCGATAGCTGCTAATAAATCTCCTGTTGGTAATCCGCCGCCGTTTGGAGACATTACAGTCCAGAATAAGTTGTGGTTGTAATATCCACCACCGTTATTACGAACTGCAACATTTTTTTTATCTAAATTGATTAAGATGTTTTCTATCGTTTTTCCTTCTAAATCTGTACCTGCAATTGCTGCATTTAGATTTGTAGTATATGCATTATGATGTTTTGTGTGGTGGATTTCCATTGTACGAGCATCAATATGTGGTTCTAATGCGTCGTATGCATAAGGTAATTGTGGTAATTCGAAAGCCATAATATTATTGTTTTATGATTTATAATTAAATTTAATCCAAATTTATACATTTAACTTTGGAATAGAAAATACTATTTGACTATAATCAAATTAAATTAATTGATGATTTGATTTCTCAGCACTTATATTTAAAGGATTTCTTACTTCCCGTTATAAGTTGTCATTGTATTTTCGAGTCCTGCAGTTCCAAATGATTTGATGATTTCTGAGGCTATTTCTAAGCGTTCAGGTAATTTTGCTTTTTCGGTTTCATCCCATTCACCTAACACATAATCGACCTGTTGTCCTTTTTTGAATTCATCACTGATTCCAAATCTAAAACGGGTATATTGTTGTGTATTTAAAACTAAGTTAATGTTTTTAAGACCGTTATGACCTCCATCGCTTCCTTTTGGTTTAATGCGGATTGTTCCAAACGAGAGGTTAAGGTCATCAGTAATTACCAAGATATTTTCTAACGGAATATTTTCCTTGTCCATCCAGTACTTTACTGCCTTTCCGCTCAGGTTCATGTAGGTGTTTGGCTTTAAAAGTAAAAACGTTCTCCCTTTAAATTTGTATTCGGCAAGAGAGCCAAGTTTTACAGTTTCAAAAGAGATGTTTTCTTTTCGTGCAAAAAAGTCAAGTATTTTAAAACCAATATTATGTCGGGTGTTAACGTACTCAGCTCCAATATTACCTAATCCTACGATTAAAAATTTCTTCATATAATCTGTTTTCTCTTCTGATTCCACTTCTGTTTTTGTTGATGAAAACAGGTTTTTTATCCATTTTATCATATTACAAAAATAAGGTTAATTAGAGAATTTGGCAATGAGATAACTATAAAATATGACAATTAGGGAAGTTTAGCTAATCATAAAGAGTGCAAGGTTTTACAGAAAGGTGGTAAGGAATGCGGAATCATATACTGATTTTGCAGATTTGATTCTCATTTTTAATCACACAATATTGTCATTTCGACGAAGGAGAAATCGCATCCAATATTCCGAGTCTGTGTTTAATTTCTTTGGTCATTTTAGCAAAGCTATCGAGGAACTTTTATTAAGCTTATGAGAATTAAAAGTTGTATTTAGTCCTGTCCCGATTGTTATCGGGAGTAGTGGTGTCCTTTTATTTTCTTTTTAAAATAAAAAATAAAGCAAATAGCAGGATGTTATGTGTTTTGAAAACATAAAGGTGCTGCTCCCAAAAAATAAAGAGCAAAAAAAAACACCAGTTTTGCAACTGATGTTTTTTGTAATTGTTTGAAAAAAATTATTTTTTCTTTCCTTTTGCAGGAGTAGCTTTTGCAGCTTTTGCAGCTTCTTGAGCAGCTTTCATAGCAGCACGAGAAATTCTTACTTGAGCAACAACAGTGTTGTCCGGGTGCATAATTTTGTATTCTGGAGAACCAACTTTAGTAACGTATAGTTTGTTACCCATTTCAAGTGGAGTAATGTCAGCTTCAACAAAATCAGGAAGATCTTTAGGTAAAGCTTTAACTTTTAATTTACGTGTGTTTAAACGTAAAACACCACCTGCAAGAACACCTTTAGATGTACCAGTTACTTTTACTGGAACTTCCATAGTGATTTCTTTGTCTTCAAATAATTGAAAGAAATCAATGTGTAAAATTTTGTCTGATACTGGGTGTACTTGGATATCTTGCAAAATTGCATTGAATGATTTTCCTTTTCCAAGCTCAATCACAACTGTGTGTGCGTTTGGAGTGTAAACCAAGTTTTTGAACGCTGCAGCGTCTGCTGAGAAGTGTACTGCTTGATTTCCTCCGTATAACACGCAAGGAACCGCTCCAGCATTACGTAAGGCTTTAGTTGACACTTTTCCCACGCTTTCTCTTTCTGATCCTTTAATTGTAATCGATTTCATTGTAAAAATTATATAGTTATTAAAATATACTTGTTTGTAGCTTTAAGCACCAGGCTTTCCGCTTTTTTAAAATGTGAACAATGCTTGTGACTTATTGTCTAAAGCTTTTTGTTTTTACATAATAAATTTTCCACTAATGGAATTGTTGTGGTGCACCATGTGCATAACTTCAGCAAAAAGAGGAGCACAACTCAACACTCTTATTTTCTTTGATTCCTTTTTTAATGGGATTGAATCAGTTACGATCAATTCACTTAATTTAGAATTCTCTATTTTCTCATAGGCATCGCCAGATAGAATAGCATGTGTACAAATAGCTCTAACACTCAATGCTCCTTTTTCGATCATTAAATCGGCTGCTTTCGCTAATGTACCACCGGTATCGATCATATCGTCTACCAATATTACGTTTCTGCCTTTTACTTCACCAATTAATTCCATGGTGTCGATAACATTGGCAACTTTTCTTTGTTTGTAACAAATCACTACATCCGATTCTAAAAACTTAGAATACGCATAAGCTCTTTTTGAACCTCCCATATCTGGAGAAGCGATTGTTAAATTTTCCAAACCTAAACTTTCTACATATGGTAAAAAGATTGTCGAGGCAAAAAGATGATCTACTGGTTTTTCAAAGAATCCTTGAATTTGATCTGCATGCAAATCCATTGTCATAATTCTTGTTGCTCCCGCAGCATCTAATAGATTGGCTACTAATTTAGCTCCAATCGGTACTCTTGGTTTGTCTTTTCTATCTTGTCTTGCCCAACCAAAATAAGGCACTACTGCTGTAATATGTCTGGCTGATGCACGTTTTGCGGCATCAATCATAAGTAACAATTCCATCAAATTATCTGCTGTTGGAAAAGTTGAACAAACAATAAATACACGTAGCCCTCTGATAGACTCTTCATACGATGGCTGAAATTCGCCATCACTATAAGTTGACATTGTAACCTTACCTAACGGTATTCCGTATTGCGCTGCAATTTTTTCAGCAAGGTAAACACTTTTTGAACACGCAAAAATTTTAGCTTCTGGTTCTTGGTGCGACATTATAATTTGTTGTTTTGTAGTTAGTTGTGTGTGCGTCGTTTTAACGAGGTGCAAATTTATGAAATTTATTGAACACTGAAAGGAAAATTTTAAGTATTTTTATTAGAAAATGTAAAATTATTTTTTACATTTGCACCGTGTTAAAGGAATAAGCACAGTTATGACATCATAATTACTTATTCTATTGCGTTAAAATAATCAATTTTTATTCTATAAAGAAAGGTTATTTTTTCGTCTGCTAAGCCCGGATGGCGGAATTGGTAGACGCGCTGGTCTCAAACACCTGTGGGAAACCGTGCCGGTTCGACTCCGGCTCCGGGTACAAAAACCTCTTCGAAAGAAGAGGTTTTTTTGGTTTTATATAGTTTTGAAAACCTTTTTAGCTCTCTATCTCGCTTATTTTAATAGCATTAATCTAAATCGGGTGTGCCAATAATAGGAACAGTTAATTTATAGAATATAAAAAGACCACTTAATCTTTACGAATAAGTGGACTTTTTATGTTTTGTAATGTGTTTTTGCTTTTAGTATGATGTTCTTATTCAATAAACTTAATGCCTGTTGTTTTGGAATACATTACAAGTAAGTCGTAATTAAGCAGTATTCTTTTAAATTTTGGATTGGTTATTTTGATTTTTCCTTTTCTTATTGCAGTTTGTATTTCGACTAAATCAAATAAACCCCATTCTTCACCCTTTAGTTGGTCACAGAAAATACTGAGACCCTTTAGATCATTTGATTCATTTATATTATAAGGCTGTATTGCTTTTCTTTACAAGACTTTTTTTATCACTCTTTGTTAAGTCCCTTAACTACTTTATCAAAGTCAGATACTATTTTTTGAGTTTTATTAAAGTTATCGTATTCGTGAGAAGCTTTGTTTATTGCTTGTTGGTGGGAAATTGTTCCTAAACCTTCTAAAACTTTATATTCGTTAAAATTAAGAAACTTGTTCACACTTTCTGCCAAGGCTTCCATTGTAAAAGTATTTTGACGTTCAATAAGATTTTCGATATAATCAAAATATGCTGATACAGTACGTTCCAGTTGTTTGATTTCTTTTTCTTCTAAATAGTTTTTGGCTATTCCTGTGTCTAACTTTAAAATTCTTCCGTCTGGCGAATTTTTGAAAGTTGTTAATCCCATTTGTGGTTTTGAACTATCGGCTTTTAAATAAATAATTTCGGCTGCTGTTTTGCCTGTAATTGCAAAGTGGAATTTGTTTTGGACAGTAGCATAAAAGTTTTTAGTTACCTCTGCTTTTGGGTTGTAATCGATGCTACATTCTGCAAATATATCTGTGATTTGTTGGTAGATTCTACGCTCACTTGCACGGATAGAGCGAACTCTATCCAATAATTCTCTAAAATAATCTTTACCAAATGTGGTTGTGCCCTGTTTTAATCGTTCATCATCCATTGCAAAACCTTTGATGATGTACTCTTTCAGGGTGGTGGTTGCCCAAATACGAAACTGGGTTGCTTTGGTTGAATTTACTCTATATCCAACCGAAATTATTGCATCTAAATTGTAGTATTCAATGTTGCGTTTTACTTCTCTATCTCCTTCTTTTTGAACTTGTGCAAATTTTGCACTTGTTGCCTCTTTTAGTAATTCATTCTCTTGATAAATGTTTTTCAAGTGTTTGGTCACTACTGTTCTGTCTACTTCAAATAATTCCGCTATTTTCAGTTGCGTAAGCCAAATAGTTTCTCCCTGAATAAAAGCTTCTATTTTAATATTTCCATTTGGTGCGGAATATAAAATAAAGTCATTGTTATTTGGTGTTAATTCACTCACAGTAATATATTTTAGATTTTCTTGTTTTAAGCTATTATTAAAGATTCTAATTTACTAGTTCTATTTAGTTAGGTAAAAATAGGACAATATTGTGAAATATTTATTAAGCTAGGTAGTTTTGAAAAATAGTTATGTAATTTTTATTTAATAAATTTTAGCACTCTCAATCCTTTGGCTTATGTATTTGAGGTTTCAAAATAGTGTGTTTGGTTGATTTGGTGGTGTTGCCCGCCTTCTTTCATCGGGTGCTCCGTAAGGCTTTTTTAATTTCAGACCTTTTTTAGAAAAGCTGAAGCTATTAATCTCAGATAATTTAATTCTTTACGTTACTTTCTTAATCTCGTTGTGTAAATTTAGAAGTTCGTCATAACTCCAATATTTAGAGGTGTTGATATTGTATTTAGTATCGTCTTCATCGAGTAATTCTAAATGATAGAGGTAAGGTCTTCTGTTTGTTTGCTCTTTTATACAAATGTCAATGTTCTTGGTGTTTAGTGTTTCTTCCCATTTGTTATTATATCTGTATCCTTTAAGTGTTATCGTTTTACTATTTATCTCAACTTCATTTATGAAGATAATTGCTAATCGAAATGTTTTTATGATAGTATATAACGAAAGCAAAAGGCAGCAACACCCGATAAGGAGTATAACATACATTGAGGTAATCACCTTACCATTATTTATTACTATTTCGTAGCTACTCATAGATAAAAATATACCTGCAAGACATAACAAGCCAAAATAGATCAGGATTATAAAAATATCTAATCGCTCTATAAACGGAATGTACTTAGATTTAGGTTTTTTATTACTCATGTTTTATTAGTTGTTGTAAAGCACAAAATTAAGAGTGCTGGTTTTATCACAAAAAAAATGCTCTCGATTAGGAGAGCATTTTTATATATCTATATATAGTTAAGCAACTTTTTTGATAAGATCAAACATAGGACAGCGACTGCAACGCTTGTTTTCGCTCTTTTTGTATTTTTCACAACAAGAGGATTTACAGTTATCTGCACGCTTTAATTTATCAAGGATTTCTTTTTTCTTCTTCTTCTTTTTATCCTTTTTCTTGTCCTTGTCTTTTACTTTATCTTTTCCCAATTTGTCTTGAATTATAAAACTGGGACAAATATAAGTTATTTTTATATATTCTAAATAAACTTTAACTATTTTGGATTAATTGCGATAGAACTAGTTACAGTTAATTGTTGAATGTCTCTGTCAAATAGGTATAAACCACCTTTATCATCTCCAATTAAATTGATTTTGTCAAGGATAGATTTAGCAGTAGCTTCTTCTTCAATTTGCTCAGCAACATACCATTGTAAGAAGTTATGAGTAGCATAATCTCTCTCAGAGAAAGTAATATGTACTAATTCGTTAATAGATTCTGAAACGAATACTTCATGCTTGTAAAGCTCTTCAAACATTTCTTTAAACGTATCGTAGCTCGTTTTTGGAGCTTTAAGGTCGGTAATTGTAGTTGCACCTCCACGTTCGTTAACATAACGAACTAGTTTTAACATATGTGCACGTTCTTCGTCAGATTGAGTGTACATAAATTCTGCAATACCTTCTAGGCCATGTGCCTCTGCCCAACAAGCCATTGATAAATAGGTTTGAGAAGATTCTGCTTCTATTCGGATTTGCTTGTTTAGCGCTGTTTCAATATTTTTTGATAACATAATCGTGAGTTTTTTGTAAAGTTAGAAAAAATAATCTAAACCCCTTTTTGAAACCTAAAAACAGGCAACATTTGGATTAATTCTCAATAAAGTTAAGGCTTCTCTACAGGGAAAGGTTTCGAAAAAACAGCTTTATTAATGATCGGATTTAGTGATTCTTCGGGAGTAAATCCGTCAGTAAATTTTCGCATAACGTACTGTTTTGTTGTAGTGTCATAATAACCTAAAATATGGAAGTCTTTAAATTTTAAGATATTTGGCAATGTTACTTTTCTATTCTGTTCTAAAAAGTAGTTAATGTTGTCAAGGGCAAATGGCTGCTGTTCGAATTTGGTAAATTCATTGTTTTGATTCAATGTACTCTCAAAAAAAACAGTCTCAGAAGAAGAGAGACCAAAGTCCCAAGTGTATAACTGATCATTAACGGTATAATACCTTTTTTCAATTTTAGGAACACCACCTAAAGTAACTAATGTATTTTGGCTGTTTTTAAAAACAGATATAGCGATATCTAAATAGGAGAGGCGTTGCAAAAACTTACTTGTATTTTTTAACTCTTTGGTTCTTTGGTTTTCCCCTTGAATAAGTAGAGGAGAACTTTTAAAACGGATAGTGTCATTTTTCATGACTTTAAAACTTTTTAACGTTTCACCAGAATTATAGTCTTTTATATCAAATAAAAGCTCATCCTGAGTTGCATTAATCTGGTAAATTTTGTCATTATATAAAAATGAGTTGCCTAACTTTTTAGGGTTATTTATAACCGATTGAGTGAAGTTTTTCTCAGTAAGATCATTAGTCTCAAGATTAATATCAAATACTTGTGTTTTGGTAGGATTATGATCTAAAGTCAAAATGATATGTTCATTGAGCATGTAAATTTTGCTTTTTTTGGAGCTTTTAAATAAAGGATTGTACTCATCCAACTCAATTTTTTCAATAGGGTTTTCTGTTATAACCTGGTTAAAAGACAGACGCTGTGTTTTTTTGTCTAGAAAAGTGTAGGCAGAAAAATCAAATAGTTTTTCCTCTACAATTCCGTTTTTAAAAACATAAACAATTAATTCAGGTTCTACTAAATCTCTTGTAACAATATAGAATAGATTATTCTTCTGAAATGTAGTTATTACAAACTGGCTCGAAATAGGAGAATTATAACTGAGCATTTTATAGGTTTTGCCCTCTAAATAATATTTAACTACCAAAATACTTTTATAATCTTCCGTAGCCCAATAAAGAGTTGGATTACCATCTTCACTAAAACTGTATCCAATTATGGAGTGGTTTTCTAGATTGGTACGTGGAACAGTAATATCAGATTTTAAGAATAATGCACTATTGTATTTTAAGATAGTGAGGTTTTCAGTATTAGTTGCAAAGACAAAAACATCATGTGTTGCTGTATTTTCAACATTCAGAATCATATTAGATTCATCGTATTTCTTAAAATCCAACGGATATGAATTCAATACTGTTTGACCTATTAGTATTGATTTGTGGAATATAAGAAAGAAAAGGAATAGTTTTTTCATGTGTGTTTATCGATAATAGTCATTCCAAATTTATCTCTTTATTTTATCAATAAAAAATTAAATGGTGACCAATGAGATAGCTTTAGGATCTGGATTAAAGATATAAAAAAAGTCCTAAAAGAATATTGTTTCCTTTAGGACTCGATTTTTTATTAAGACCAAAATCATAGACAGAATATACTAGCTTAAATAAGATCTTGGTTGTTCATTGATTCTTGAAAATAATCTACAAACCGACCTACATGTAAACCATCCATTAAGGCGTGATGTACATGAACAGACATAGACATAGTTCGTTTACCAGTTTCAGAAACCATCATTTTACCAAAAGAAACTTTTGGGCAACTATCTGGAAAACTATAACTTCTGGCATGAGAGAGCGAAGTGAAATTGACCCAAGGAATAGCCGAAAAATGAATGACATTATCTTCATCAAAAGTTCGAGTAAAAAGACCCGTTGTATTTTGAATACGTTCAATTTCTGTCAATGCAATTTGTTCGAATGTTCTAAAATCTGAATTGTATTCGATTAAAGAAAAACCAAAAGTACCATCTTCTCTACCAATTGTTGCAGAACCATTAATAGTATCATGTACATATATTTGATCGTTGGCGATTCTGTACTTAAAAGGTTCAATTGCATTTATTGCGTCTAATGTTTTGTGTAGGTAATAAATAAAAAAAGAAGAATTTAATTTCTTGGCATTTGCATACCCAATGGTACAATCAATTTCGACGGTAACACCAAAAAAGGGTTCCTCCATTTGTTTAAAAAACAGAAAGTGTTCTTTTCTGTTCCAATTTTCCAAATCTAAAAGAGACTTCATTATATTAATTTGTTTACTACTTCAGTTATTTTTTCAAAAGTAAAAAAGTTTTCATGCTCTACTTTATGATTAATTTTTTCATGCTCCCAAGTGGTGTGAAATGGAATATGAACGGCATATCCTCCGATTCCTAAAACAGGCAAGACATCTGATTTTAATGAATTTCCAATCATTAAAAATTCATCAGCATTGATGTCCAAACGTTTTAATAGTTTTTCATAATCAATTTCTTGTTTATCAGACATCACTTCAATATGGTGAAAATAGTGCCCTAAACCAGAACGATGCAGTTTACTGTGTTGGTCTTTTAAATCCCCTTTTGTAGCAACAACCAGTTTGTATTTGCCATGAAGGGCTTGTAAGGTTTCTTCAACACCATCAAGTAAATCAATAGGTTTTTCAAGTAATTCTTTTCCGTATTCGATGATTTTACCAATAACCTCAATCTGAATTGTGTTGTTTGAAATTAGCATAGCAGCTTCAATCATCGAAAGAATATATCCTTTAATCCCGTAACCATATAAAGATAGATTCTGAATCTCAGTTTTAAATAATTCTTGTGATAGTCCTTGATGTGAAAGATAATCTTGCATTAAAACACAAAATTTTTGTTCCGTTTCCTGAAAGTAAGGTTCGTTTACAAATAAAGTATCATCGGCATCAAATGCGATTACTTTTAGTTTTGATATTTTGTCTTTATGTAACATGATAAATGAATGTTTTTTAGTTTAAGGTTTTTTTGTTTGCTTCGCCAATTCGACTAAAGCCTTGCGTTGGGTTTTTGTTACAAATTGAAATTCAAATAAACTCAGTCTAGAATCTTCAAAATCTGCGTAAAAATATTTCGTCAAGAACCAATAATTTTATTTATAAAAAAAGCGTTTCAACGAAATCGTCTTGTCATAAAAGGTAATCCTGATTCCGAACAGTAAAATAGCTCCTCCAATAAGCATTTGTACAGTAATCTTTTCATCCAGAAATAACCATGCCAGAATAGAGGTAAGTACTGCCTGACTCAATAAGCTTAAAGAAACCCTTGTAGCACGCATGTGTTTTGTGGCATAACTTAAAGAAAGCCAAGCGCACAACTGACAGATTACAGCCTGTAGCAGTAATACAAACCAACCCGTATTAGAAAATCCAGTAAAAGGTTCATCCAAAGCGTAACAAAGAATTCCTAAATAAATGCTAGAAGCTACTAAGGTAATGGTCATAAAGGACAAAACATCAACTTCCGAAAGGACATTTTTACTAACCAATAAATAGATAGAGTATAAGATACCAGATAATACAGCAAGAAGAAAAGCATTGTCAAAACTCAGATTAATAAAAAACGAAAACCCCACCAATGTAATCATCCCAAATAATGCCACAGCGGTTCCAATCCAAAAATTGGTAGCAGGTTTAGATTTTAAAAATAAATAAGAACCAATACCAACCCAAAGCGGAGATAGATTAGTTAATAAGGAAGCTTGAGTAGCGCTCGATTCTTGAATGGCAATATTCCAAACGGCAACATCCGATGCAAATAAAACCCCACAAAGAGCTGCAAGAATCAGGAATTTGGTATTCGGAAGTTTAAAACTCTTTGTCAAAAGCACATAAGGCAGAAGTAGACTTATAGCAAAAGCCATTCGGTAAAAAGCCGAAATCAATCCGGGAGCCAAACGGAG encodes:
- a CDS encoding DMT family transporter, which gives rise to MNITKPRLALIGGILCISIFPILVKLRLAPGLISAFYRMAFAISLLLPYVLLTKSFKLPNTKFLILAALCGVLFASDVAVWNIAIQESSATQASLLTNLSPLWVGIGSYLFLKSKPATNFWIGTAVALFGMITLVGFSFFINLSFDNAFLLAVLSGILYSIYLLVSKNVLSEVDVLSFMTITLVASSIYLGILCYALDEPFTGFSNTGWFVLLLQAVICQLCAWLSLSYATKHMRATRVSLSLLSQAVLTSILAWLFLDEKITVQMLIGGAILLFGIRITFYDKTISLKRFFYK